In the genome of Conger conger chromosome 8, fConCon1.1, whole genome shotgun sequence, one region contains:
- the tada2b gene encoding transcriptional adapter 2-beta, with translation MADLGKKYCVNCLADVTNLRLRCTDCQDIELCPECFSAGAEIGNHRRWHGYQQVDGGRFTLWGPEAEGGWTSREEQSLLDAIEQYGFGNWEDMAAHVGASRTPQEVMDHYVNMYTHGNLGKACIPDSIPNRVTDHTCPSGGPLSPSLTTPLPLLDISVAEQQQLGYMPLRDDYEIEYDQDAEKLISGLSVNYDDDDVEIEMKRAHVDMYVRKLRERQRRKNVARGYGLVPAFLGRDKKEKEKAAKRKIAKEERELRAKLRALCQFMAHREFEEFFENMHKERALRAKVRELQRYRRNGIARLDESAEYEAARHKREKRKENKSVGQSKRGGEEGKDGEFSAIENLSGFELLSDREKVLCNSLNLSPTRYLTVKTIIIKDHLQKRQGIPSKSRLPGYLDKVLKKRILSFLTESGWISRDAS, from the exons ATGGCCGACCTCGGGAAGAAGTACTGCGTTAACTGCTTGGCAGATGTAACGAACCTTCGTCTTCGTTGCACGGATTGCCAGGACATTGAACTCTGTCCGGAGTGCTTTTCCGCCGGGGCCGAAATCGGAAATCACCGGCGATGGCATGGATATCAGCAAGTGGACGGTGGCCGCTTTACTCTTTGGGGTCCCGAAGCAGAGGGAGGTTGGACCAGCAGGGAAGAGCAGTCGCTACTCGATGCGATCGAGCAATATGGATTTGGAAACTGG GAGGACATGGCCGCTCACGTGGGAGCCTCGCGCACCCCTCAGGAGGTCATGGACCACTACGTCAACATGTACACCCACGGCAACCTGGGCAAGGCCTGCATCCCGGACAGCATCCCCAACCGCGTGACGGACCACACCTGCCCGAGCGGCGGCCCGCTGTCGCCGAGCCTGACCACGCCGCTGCCCCTGCTGGACATCTCCGTCGCcgagcagcagcagctgggctACATGCCGCTGCGCGACGACTACGAGATCGAGTACGACCAGGACGCCGAGAAGCTGATCAGCGGCCTGTCGGTGAACTACGACGACGACGACGTGGAGATCGAGATGAAGCGCGCGCACGTGGACATGTACGTGCGCAAGCTGCGCGAGCGGCAGCGGCGCAAGAACGTGGCGCGCGGCTACGGCCTGGTGCCCGCCTTCCTGGGCCGCgacaagaaggagaaggagaaggccg CCAAGCGCAAGATCGCCAAGGAGGAGCGCGAGCTGCGCGCCAAGCTGCGGGCGCTGTGCCAGTTCATGGCGCACCGCGAGTTCGAGGAGTTCTTCGAGAACATGCACAAGGAGCGGGCGCTGCGGGCGAAGGTGCGCGAGCTGCAGCGGTACCGGCGCAACGGCATCGCCCGGCTGGACGAGTCGGCCGAGTACGAGGCCGCGCGGCACAAGCGCGAGAAGCGCAAGGAGAACAAGAGCGTCGGCCAGTCCAAGCGCGGCGGC GAGGAGGGGAAGGACGGCGAGTTCTCCGCCATCGAGAACCTGTCGGGCTTCGAGCTGCTGTCCGACCGCGAGAAGGTGCTGTGCAACTCCCTCAACCTCAGCCCCACCCGCTACCTGACCGTCAAGACCATCATCATCAAGGACCACCTGCAGAAGAGGCAGGGCATCCCCTCCAAAAGCCGGCTGCCCGGCTACCTGGACAAAGTCCTCAAAAAGAGGATTCTCAGCTTCCTTACCGAGAGCGGGTGGATATCGCGAGATGCTTCATAA
- the ccdc96 gene encoding coiled-coil domain-containing protein 96 → MRIQRGQMWLMSSPAIVPMFPMKPLAVLLMARGLLREPTPDPGRAEPEGEDKGREEESSRVPSAGPEKESDPEEEDEEDEEAEATGTPVDYEAYKRELDELRRERERLVQLNGQLQARLVEYFRKKSGEDAGVKAEEADADHERRYRKSVVAVEALTQEAERSAGRHRRQIEELRARMQATVDRADAERRAFAGLKKDTAVAALSLRVGRQAALAEAEQIQACERRKEAELTQVRLENIKLRNAMQRTEARLAVSADLTGSLHLIDFEQLKIENQTYEDKIEERNEELVKLRRKVGRGVQTLTHVTAKLQLLQVENQAQVRQRAEVDAAVNGMRDTLIRSKQVRDGIRSDTLQLRQRSGLLGNETLLHDFEEKVDRSETMGEKLEALKRRHAELNLKCSKVKKKLDRVKQASGNSLNLSL, encoded by the exons ATGAGAATCCAGAGGGGACAGATGTGGCTGATGTCGAGCCCAGCGATAGTGCCGATGTTCCCAATGAAGCCTCTGGCAGTCCTGCTGATGGCACGGGGACTGCTGAG AGAGCCCACGCCAGATCCAGGGAGGGCTGAACCAGAGGGAGAGGACAAAGGCAGGGAGGAAGAGTCATCCAGAGTCCCGTCCGCCGGTCCAGAGAAGGAGAGCGACCCtgaagaggaggacgaggaggacgaggaggcggAGGCCACGGGCACGCCCGTCGACTACGAGGCGTACAAGCGGGAGCTGGACGAGCTGcggagggagcgggagcggcTGGTCCAGCTCAACGGCCAGCTGCAGGCGCGGCTGGTGGAGTACTTCCGCAAGAAGAGCGGCGAGGACGCGGGCGTCAAAGCGGAGGAGGCGGACGCCGACCACGAGCGGCGCTACCGCAAGTCCGTGGTCGCCGTCGAGGCCCTGACGCAGGAGGCCGAGCGGAGCGCGGGCCGGCACCGGCGGCAGATCGAGGAGCTCCGCGCGCGGATGCAGGCGACGGTGGACCGGGCGGACGCCGAGCGGAGGGCCTTCGCGGGCCTGAAGAAGGACACGGCGGTGGCGGCCCTCAGCCTGCGCGTGGGCAGGCAGGCCGCGCTGGCCGAGGCGGAGCAGATCCAGGCGTGCGAGCGGCGCAAGGAGGCCGAGCTCACCCAGGTGCGGCTGGAGAACATCAAGCTGCGCAACGCCATGCAGCGGACGGAGGCCCGGCTGGCGGTCAGCGCGGACCTGACGGGCAGCCTGCACCTCATCGACTTCGAGCAGCTGAAGATCGAGAACCAGACGTACGAGGACAAGATCGAGGAGCGCAACGAGGAGCTGGTGAAGCTCCGCCGGAAGGTGGGCCGCGGCGTGCAGACGCTCACCCACGTCACCGCcaagctgcagctgctgcaggtggAGAACCAGGCGCAGGTGAGGCAGCGCGCCGAGGTGGACGCCGCGGTGAACGGCATGCGGGACACGCTGATCCGGTCCAAGCAGGTGCGGGACGGGATCCGCTCCGACACCCTGCAGCTTCGGCAGCGCTCCGGCCTGCTGGGGAACGAGACGCTCCTCCACGACTTCGAGGAGAAGGTGGACCGCTCCGAGACCATGGGGGAGAAGCTGGAGGCGCTGAAGCGCCGGCACGCGGAGCTGAACCTCAAGTGCTCCAAGGTGAAGAAGAAGCTGGACCGAGTCAAGCAGGCGTCCGGGAACTCGCTCAACCTTTCGCTGTAA